Proteins co-encoded in one Zonotrichia albicollis isolate bZonAlb1 chromosome 30, bZonAlb1.hap1, whole genome shotgun sequence genomic window:
- the S100A10 gene encoding protein S100-A10, whose translation MPSQLEHAMETLMFTFHKYAGDKEHLAKEDLRALMDKEFPGFLENQRDPNALDRILRDVEQSRDGRVGFQGFFSLVAGLTIACNDYFVQHMKQRSHR comes from the exons ATGCCGTCGCAGCTGGAGCACGCCATGGAGACGCTGATGTTCACCTTCCACAAGTACGCGGGGGACAAGGAGCACCTGGCCAAGGAGGACCTCAGGGCGCTCATGGACAAGGAGTTCCCGGGGTTCCTCgag aaccAGCGCGACCCCAACGCCCTGGACCGCATCCTGCGGGACGTCGAGCAGAGCCGCGACGGCCGCGTCGGCTTCCAGGGCTTCTTCTCGCTGGTGGCCGGGCTCACCATCGCCTGCAACGACTACTTCGTGCAGCACATGAAGCAGCGCAGCCACCGCTGA